The sequence CCACGAGACGATCCGAACCGATCATCTGGCTGCGGCGATCCAATACCGGACCCTGGATCGCCGCACCGGATGGTAGCGGATCGACAACGTCACCTCCCGGATGTGCCGGAACCTCGATGATGCCGAAGGGTGTCCTTGCGGAAATGTTCGTTGCCGTCCAAAAAACCTCAAAGACTTTCAGGGCGGGGCGAAGCCTTCAGCCATCTGAACGCGGCACTGACTATATTAGGCTCGCTGGCCGTGTTGAGCGGGGTGACTGTGTGGGTGGACTGGAGTGTACAGTGAGCCCGTCACCGAGCCGGGCACCGTTATCACCCGTTGATTCCTGGCAACAAAACAGCGGTTCCCGGGGGAGTAACCGCGCACCGACGTTCGGACCTCCCATCCGTGAGACGACGGACGCACCTCGTAGATATGATACCCCGCATGCTGCTCCGGCTCCGAACCGCGAGCGGAGGCAGAAGGGACACCCATAATGGGGATCGTACCTCCCACGTCAGGAAGGTACACCACGGAAGAACGGTGGGTGTGTCCGTGCAAAATCATCTCCACGCCGTGCCGAGCAAGAAGGGCCCTCAACGTGGCCCCGTCGGTGAGTCGTTTCCGCCACCCGACCATGGCCGCCGTAGGAGGATGGTGGATGAGGAGGATTCTGAACAGGCCCCGTTGGCGGGTGAGATCGAGGATGTCGCCGAGTCTGTTTATCTGTGCGGCGCCCAGGCTTCCGGTGGCGAAAAAGGGTGCGGACGGGTGTGCGGAGGTCACTCCAATCAGAGCGGTATGCCCGCGTACACGTACACTGGGAAAGAATGAACGATCCGAGATCTGCTGTCCTTCGACCTGCAGTCCCGGATCGGAGGCCATATAGGGCGTCCACAGGGCGAAGGTGTCTGCCCACGGGGTGCGGACGTATGCATCGTGGTTACCCGGAACAACGGTCACGTCGGTCGGTAAACCAAGAGTCTCCAGCCATTGTCGGGCTTGTCGAAATTCATCGGGGAGGCCAATATGGGTCAGATCACCCGTAATCACGACATGGTCCAGCGTCAGCCCTTTCAGATCGTGAAGCAGGGCAGCTAAGACCTCAGGAGCGTTCTCGCGACGACGCCGGAGCCACCAGGACAGATAACCGAGCGCGCGCTTGTTCAGAAGATCGCGGATCTTGACGTCAACCAGCGAAGAGAGATGAAGATCA is a genomic window of Candidatus Methylomirabilota bacterium containing:
- a CDS encoding metallophosphoesterase — protein: MNGIFRVAHLSDLHLSSLVDVKIRDLLNKRALGYLSWWLRRRRENAPEVLAALLHDLKGLTLDHVVITGDLTHIGLPDEFRQARQWLETLGLPTDVTVVPGNHDAYVRTPWADTFALWTPYMASDPGLQVEGQQISDRSFFPSVRVRGHTALIGVTSAHPSAPFFATGSLGAAQINRLGDILDLTRQRGLFRILLIHHPPTAAMVGWRKRLTDGATLRALLARHGVEMILHGHTHRSSVVYLPDVGGTIPIMGVPSASARGSEPEQHAGYHIYEVRPSSHGWEVRTSVRGYSPGNRCFVARNQRVITVPGSVTGSLYTPVHPHSHPAQHGQRA